A window of Aricia agestis chromosome 3, ilAriAges1.1, whole genome shotgun sequence contains these coding sequences:
- the LOC121725325 gene encoding serine hydrolase-like protein — protein MKVLKEWCIDAPWGKIAFMSWGNPNGEPVLLVHGRQDSLVTFEPLLKLLPDSYHYVAFDLPGHGKSDGFPKGSQIQRVTYVLAVKVAVDHLDWQQFIYIGHSMASELGLFYSVLHPNRIKKMVLLDPGPSFQFLVAYEPRRNFKDLCASYYDNYKFFTKDDQVYTKESAIKAVMRNRSMTRDQAELLLSRNLIKVGEDKYKLSWERRLKVLYPLQNTLEYQKELFSKNSPPLFMVACTQSHSKFSYRDTWVESLKLLEYMSQQKNCTMITVEGDHDLHFKNPELFIKDLRSFLHKSFVDSKI, from the exons ATGAAGGTCTTAAAGGAATGGTGCATAGATGCACCTTGGGGAAAAATTGCAT TTATGTCATGGGGAAACCCCAATGGGGAGCCTGTTCTTCTGGTCCATGGACGCCAGGACAGCTTGGTGACTTTTGAACCTCTGCTAAAGTTGTTACCGGACTCATACCACTATGTCGCCTTTGATCTACCCGGTCACGGCAAGTCTGATGGATTTCCAAAAG GATCTCAAATTCAGAGAGTAACATATGTATTGGCAGTGAAAGTAGCTGTGGACCACCTCGACTGGCAACAGTTTATATACATTGGGCATTCCATGGCCTCTGAATTAGGTCTTTTCTACAGTGTCCTACATCCTAACAGAATAAAAAAGATGGTGCTCCTAGACCCAGGTCCGTCATTTCAATTTTTAGTTGCGTATGAGCCCAGGAGGAATTTCAAAGACTTGTGTGCAAGTTACTATGATAACTACAAATTCTTTACGAAGGATGATCAAGTTTATACTAAAGAAAGTGCTATTAAAGCTGTCATGAGGAACAGGAGCATGACCAGAGACCAGGCAGAGCTATTGCTGTCCAGAAACTTAATTAAAGTTGGCGAAGATAAGTACAA attGTCCTGGGAGAGACGTTTAAAAGTACTTTATCCCCTACAAAATACATTGGAATATCAGAAGGAGCTATTCAGTAAAAACTCGCCACCTTTGTTTATGGTGGCATGTACCCAGAGTCACAGCAAGTTTTCCTACCGAGACACCTGGGTAGAGTCACTGAAGCTGCTGGAGTACATGAGCCAACAGAAGAATTGCACAATGATTACTGTAGAGGGGGATCATGACTTGCATTTCAAGAATCCTGAACTTTTTATAAAAGATCTAAGAAGCTTCCTACACAAATCCTTTGTTGATAGtaaaatttaa